A single window of Pseudophryne corroboree isolate aPseCor3 chromosome 5, aPseCor3.hap2, whole genome shotgun sequence DNA harbors:
- the LOC134927689 gene encoding putative nuclease HARBI1 → MCDVSVCGSRSPPTPTHGSTPTPTASPTTATGSSSTKILSLNAKFPGNSHDAYVIRQSGIWHRLRSSQRADMWLLGDRGYPCTPWLMTPYRNPRPGPQTAFNSALTATRQLVERTIGVLKGRFRVLHRTGGDIMYSPEMASKLVVLCAILHNIAVRSSVELPQTEELPHEEPGVVRRFGGGSVTRRGSQVRASIVEEYFRYSVFLFTF, encoded by the exons a tgtgtgatgtcagtgtttgtggcagcagaagccctcccaccccaacccacggcagcactcccaccccaaccgccagccccacaaccgcaaccggctcctcatcaaccaag atcctttccctgaatgccaagtttcccggaaactcgcatgatgcttatgtcattagacaatcagggatatggcacagattaagatcaagtcaacgagcagacatgtggttattgg gagaccgtggatatccttgcaccccctggctcatgactccttaccgtaatcccaggccaggaccacagacggcatttaactccgcgcttactgccactagacagctggtggagcgcacaattggggtccttaaaggacggtttcgtgtgctccaccgcactggtggcgacatcatgtattcgccggagatggcaagtaaactagtggtcctgtgcgctatactacataacatcgcggtaaggagtagcgtagagcttcctcagacagaggaattgcctcatgaggagccaggggttgtccgtcgcttcggtggggggagtgttacacggaggggaagccaagtcagggcaagcattgttgaagaatatttcaggtatagtgtttttttatttactttttga